One genomic window of Mucilaginibacter sp. SJ includes the following:
- a CDS encoding AsmA family protein, with protein MPGWLKLTLKIAGALVGLIIILFIALTVYVNNNKQKVLAMITSELNKNLNGTLTIGTIDPTLFKGFPGVSVELKDVVLKDNRWAQHHHTLLTAKDLEVSVNASALLKGEVVINKIDINNADIDLFTDSTGYSNASIFKTKPKVEKDPTEKQTSSSTQIKRFSLNKVNFVVDDRHAYKLFKFAVNDIRGRLDYPAKGWNAGIDLNTMVNSFSFNTQKGSFMKNRLLKGHFDISYAYDLQIINVAPNNLNIGDDAFNVAARFELKKPETPFIINLKVNNILWTSAANLLAANITKSLKMFDLEKPIDVTCDLKGALGVSGDPSIYVTAKAKNNVLKTQGGIIENCSFNGTFSNNYINGRGLGDENSVIKLYHFNGSYKNIPFTIDTAFINNLNTPVATGIFRSRFPVSKLNPIIGDESLKFTRGMADLKLAYKADIVNFKFTKPYVTGNVDIKNADVTYLPRNLVFKNNSIALKFTDKDLYINNIRMQNGSSVVYMQGKVSNFLNLYYTAPEKILIVWQITSPQIRLGEFLGFLNNRGGQSSRGSSSKAMSRAANAKMTHRLNTAFDKGQAELHLRVAKVYYKKFLATDATADILLADNSMKVRNVSLKSAGGSLKMSGLILQGPMNNFAVSTTISNVNTNTFFASFNNFGLKDFTSDNLRGFLSAKVDIKGGINNAGNLVPKSIRGTAVVNLKDGALVNFSPIKSVGKFAFPFRDLDNITFGDLKARFDINGDKIKIAPMQINSSVLNMDVEGVYSLSQGTNIALDVPLRNPKNDSKIADDNKRNKKRMRGIVLHILATDGDDGKIKIKWNKNHKKTKTTDDEQKTDDSQQTPEPVQD; from the coding sequence ATGCCAGGATGGTTAAAGTTAACCTTAAAGATCGCCGGAGCGCTCGTTGGTTTAATTATAATTTTGTTTATTGCCCTTACTGTTTATGTTAATAATAATAAACAGAAGGTGCTTGCTATGATCACCTCCGAGCTTAATAAAAACCTGAACGGCACACTAACTATCGGCACTATCGATCCAACATTATTTAAAGGTTTCCCAGGGGTATCAGTCGAGCTGAAAGATGTAGTACTGAAAGATAACCGCTGGGCACAACATCATCATACGCTACTTACCGCCAAAGATCTTGAAGTATCAGTAAACGCTTCTGCTCTTTTAAAGGGTGAAGTGGTGATCAATAAAATCGATATCAACAATGCCGATATCGATCTGTTTACCGATAGCACCGGCTACAGTAATGCATCTATATTTAAAACAAAACCTAAAGTTGAAAAAGACCCGACGGAAAAACAAACCAGTTCATCAACCCAAATCAAAAGGTTTTCGTTAAACAAAGTAAATTTTGTGGTTGATGACCGCCACGCTTATAAGCTTTTCAAATTTGCTGTTAATGATATCCGGGGCCGCCTGGATTATCCTGCTAAAGGATGGAATGCCGGCATTGACCTGAACACCATGGTAAACAGTTTTTCTTTTAATACCCAAAAGGGAAGTTTCATGAAAAACAGGCTGCTCAAAGGTCATTTTGATATCAGCTATGCTTATGACTTGCAGATTATTAACGTAGCGCCTAATAACTTAAATATAGGTGATGACGCCTTCAATGTCGCTGCCAGGTTTGAACTTAAGAAACCCGAAACGCCGTTTATTATCAATTTAAAAGTTAACAATATTTTATGGACCAGCGCAGCTAACCTGCTTGCGGCCAACATCACCAAAAGCCTCAAAATGTTCGACCTGGAAAAGCCTATTGATGTTACCTGCGACCTGAAAGGGGCTTTAGGCGTTAGCGGCGACCCATCTATTTATGTTACCGCCAAAGCAAAGAATAACGTGTTGAAAACCCAGGGAGGCATAATCGAAAATTGCAGCTTTAACGGAACGTTCAGCAATAACTATATTAACGGCAGGGGCCTGGGCGATGAAAATTCAGTAATAAAGCTTTACCATTTTAACGGCAGCTATAAAAATATCCCCTTTACTATTGATACCGCGTTTATCAACAACCTGAATACACCGGTCGCCACGGGGATTTTCAGGTCGCGTTTCCCGGTTAGCAAGCTCAATCCTATCATTGGTGATGAAAGCCTTAAATTTACCAGGGGAATGGCCGATCTGAAACTGGCTTATAAGGCCGATATCGTGAATTTCAAATTCACCAAACCCTATGTTACCGGCAATGTAGATATAAAAAACGCCGATGTAACTTACCTGCCCCGCAACCTGGTATTCAAAAACAACTCGATTGCTTTAAAATTTACCGATAAAGACCTGTACATTAACAATATCCGCATGCAAAACGGGAGCAGCGTGGTTTATATGCAGGGTAAAGTAAGTAACTTTTTAAACCTGTATTACACTGCGCCCGAAAAGATCCTGATAGTATGGCAAATCACCAGCCCGCAGATCCGCTTAGGTGAATTTTTGGGCTTCCTGAATAATCGCGGAGGGCAAAGCAGCCGCGGCAGTAGCAGTAAGGCCATGAGCCGTGCCGCGAACGCGAAGATGACCCACCGGTTAAACACCGCCTTTGATAAGGGCCAGGCCGAACTTCACCTCCGCGTGGCAAAGGTGTACTATAAAAAGTTTTTGGCAACCGATGCCACGGCCGATATATTGCTTGCCGATAATTCGATGAAAGTGCGCAATGTAAGCCTGAAAAGCGCCGGCGGTTCATTAAAAATGAGCGGGCTGATATTGCAGGGGCCCATGAATAATTTTGCCGTTAGTACTACCATCAGCAACGTGAATACTAATACATTTTTTGCATCGTTTAACAACTTCGGGTTGAAGGATTTTACCAGTGATAACCTGCGGGGTTTTCTTTCGGCAAAGGTCGATATCAAAGGAGGCATCAATAATGCAGGTAACCTGGTACCTAAATCAATCAGGGGCACCGCGGTGGTTAACCTTAAAGATGGCGCATTGGTTAATTTTTCGCCGATAAAAAGTGTGGGCAAGTTTGCCTTCCCATTCCGCGATCTGGATAATATTACCTTTGGCGATTTGAAAGCCCGGTTTGATATCAATGGCGATAAGATCAAAATTGCCCCGATGCAAATTAATTCGAGCGTGTTAAATATGGATGTGGAAGGAGTTTATTCCTTATCGCAGGGAACTAATATTGCACTGGATGTGCCATTGCGCAACCCCAAAAACGACAGTAAAATAGCCGATGATAACAAGCGCAATAAAAAGCGGATGCGCGGCATCGTATTACACATACTTGCTACCGACGGTGACGACGGCAAAATAAAGATAAAATGGAATAAGAACCATAAAAAAACCAAGACAACTGACGATGAACAAAAGACAGACGACAGCCAGCAAACACCCGAACCTGTACAAGATTAG
- the carA gene encoding glutamine-hydrolyzing carbamoyl-phosphate synthase small subunit, producing MNYFTKLPAILLLADGTVFYGKAAGKMGTTTGEICFNTGMTGYQEIFTDPSYFGQIMVTTNAHIGNYGIANEEVESGRIQIAGLVCKNYNIAYSRKQANESIQDYFQEQNIVGISDIDTRKLVRHIRDKGAMNAIISSEILDLDELKAKLDLVPSMDGLELSSQVSTTETYTFGSEDAPYRVAVLDLGVKKNILRNFDSREVYAKVFPAKTTYAEMEKDFGPTGYFISNGPGDPSAMPYAVETVKEILAADKPMFGICLGHQLLALANDIPTQKMFNGHRGLNHPVKNIIINHCEVTSQNHGFGVVPEAVRASDKVEITHVNLNDQSIEGIRVKGKKAFSVQYHPESSPGPHDSRYLFDDFIKLMK from the coding sequence ATGAATTATTTCACCAAATTACCGGCTATATTGCTGCTTGCCGACGGCACCGTTTTTTACGGTAAAGCCGCGGGCAAAATGGGGACTACCACCGGCGAGATTTGTTTTAATACCGGCATGACCGGCTACCAGGAAATTTTTACCGACCCTTCATACTTTGGGCAAATTATGGTAACCACCAATGCGCACATTGGTAACTACGGTATTGCTAATGAAGAAGTGGAATCGGGCAGGATCCAGATTGCCGGCCTGGTTTGTAAAAATTATAACATCGCCTACAGCCGTAAACAGGCTAATGAATCGATACAGGATTATTTCCAGGAGCAAAACATTGTAGGGATCTCTGATATCGATACCCGTAAGCTTGTTCGTCACATTCGTGATAAAGGCGCTATGAACGCCATTATTTCATCAGAAATATTAGACCTGGATGAACTGAAAGCAAAGCTTGACCTGGTGCCTTCGATGGATGGCCTGGAGCTTTCATCGCAGGTATCAACTACCGAAACCTATACTTTTGGCAGCGAAGATGCTCCTTACCGTGTAGCGGTGCTTGACCTTGGTGTAAAGAAAAATATCCTTCGCAATTTTGATTCGCGCGAGGTTTATGCCAAAGTATTCCCTGCTAAAACAACCTATGCCGAAATGGAAAAAGATTTTGGCCCAACAGGTTACTTTATATCAAACGGCCCCGGCGATCCATCAGCGATGCCTTACGCCGTAGAAACAGTTAAAGAAATTTTAGCTGCTGACAAGCCAATGTTCGGGATTTGTTTAGGTCACCAGTTGCTGGCTTTGGCTAACGATATCCCAACCCAAAAAATGTTTAACGGTCACCGTGGTTTAAACCACCCGGTAAAAAATATCATCATTAACCATTGTGAGGTTACTTCACAAAATCATGGTTTTGGAGTAGTGCCGGAAGCTGTACGTGCTTCGGATAAAGTGGAGATCACCCACGTTAACCTGAACGACCAATCCATAGAAGGCATTCGTGTAAAAGGCAAAAAAGCTTTCTCGGTACAATATCACCCTGAATCGTCACCTGGTCCACACGATTCAAGGTATTTGTTTGATGACTTTATCAAATTGATGAAATAA
- a CDS encoding helix-hairpin-helix domain-containing protein produces the protein MKKSINLLLTAEEKATLRAQKTKIADLISFAPDEIAMILNADAERAREINALIEFQSIPSLGINFATELIQQGYYSLKQLEGKDPVELFNAFERYVGAWADPCVEDSYRLLAHYIKYGDTGKSWWDFTAERKAYRAQYGFPANRPAKAWHELPQYHEGKELAGSK, from the coding sequence ATGAAAAAATCAATTAACCTACTTTTAACTGCCGAAGAAAAAGCTACCCTCAGGGCCCAAAAAACAAAAATAGCCGATCTTATAAGTTTCGCCCCTGATGAAATCGCCATGATATTAAATGCGGATGCCGAACGGGCAAGAGAGATCAATGCGCTTATTGAATTTCAGAGTATTCCGTCGTTAGGGATCAACTTTGCTACTGAGTTGATACAGCAGGGCTATTACTCGTTAAAACAATTGGAAGGCAAGGATCCGGTAGAATTGTTTAACGCCTTTGAACGTTACGTTGGCGCATGGGCCGATCCTTGTGTGGAAGATTCATATCGCTTACTGGCCCATTATATAAAATATGGTGATACCGGCAAGAGCTGGTGGGATTTCACTGCCGAACGTAAAGCTTACCGGGCACAATATGGTTTTCCGGCAAACAGACCTGCCAAAGCCTGGCACGAATTGCCGCAATATCATGAGGGAAAAGAGTTGGCCGGGAGTAAGTAG
- a CDS encoding ribulokinase, producing the protein MSNNQLVIGVDYGSDSVRSVIVNAANGEEIASSVFNYPRWRDGKYCVPAENQFRQHPQDYIDGLKATIKDCIAQAGGEAIAKNIKGISVDTTGSTPVAVDATGIPLALTPGFETNPNAMFVLWKDHTSVKEAAQINEHAAKFDTNYLKYVGGIYSSEWFWAKLLHVLRVDKSVRDAAASWVEHCDWIPFLLTGGTNVKDIKRGRCSAGHKALWAEEFNGLPPEEFFVSLDPILAGFRDKLYEDTYTADEAAGNLSAEWAEILGLSTDVIVGTGAFDAHMGAVGGQIEPYHLSKVMGTSTCDILVAPTSEMEGKLVRGICGQVNGSVIPGMAGLEAGQSAFGDTYAWFKNILAWPLNNLLSQSQVIDAATAEALKEEISEMIIPELSRQAALLPIEESNELAIDWFNGRRTPDANQELKGAITGLGLGSDAPRVFRALAEATCFGAKSIVDRFISEGIPVKGIIGIGGVAKKSPFVMQMMADVLGMPIRIHQFKHTCALGAAMFAAVVAGIYPTIEEAMTAMGRGFDVVYEPNIALKEVYQQRYNQYSILGKFVAAEVALKNNPELQNA; encoded by the coding sequence ATGAGCAATAACCAATTAGTGATCGGGGTTGATTACGGGTCTGACTCCGTGCGCTCCGTGATAGTGAACGCGGCCAACGGAGAAGAAATAGCATCATCGGTATTTAATTACCCCCGCTGGCGCGACGGCAAGTATTGCGTACCTGCCGAAAACCAGTTCCGCCAGCATCCGCAGGATTATATCGACGGACTTAAAGCCACCATTAAAGATTGTATTGCACAGGCCGGCGGTGAAGCCATTGCAAAAAATATAAAAGGCATTTCTGTTGATACCACAGGCTCGACCCCCGTTGCGGTTGATGCTACAGGAATACCGCTTGCCTTAACTCCAGGTTTTGAAACCAACCCCAACGCCATGTTTGTGTTGTGGAAAGATCATACTTCGGTTAAAGAAGCAGCACAGATCAATGAGCATGCTGCAAAATTTGATACCAATTATTTGAAATATGTTGGCGGTATCTACTCGTCTGAGTGGTTTTGGGCTAAACTGCTGCATGTACTAAGGGTTGATAAAAGTGTACGTGATGCTGCTGCCTCATGGGTTGAGCATTGCGACTGGATTCCCTTCCTGCTAACCGGCGGTACCAATGTTAAGGATATTAAACGCGGCCGTTGCTCTGCCGGGCACAAAGCATTGTGGGCCGAGGAATTTAATGGCCTGCCCCCCGAAGAATTTTTTGTTTCCCTTGATCCGATACTGGCTGGTTTCAGGGATAAATTATATGAAGATACATACACGGCCGATGAAGCAGCCGGAAACCTCAGCGCGGAGTGGGCGGAGATATTGGGACTCTCAACCGATGTGATTGTAGGTACCGGCGCTTTTGACGCGCACATGGGCGCTGTTGGCGGCCAGATTGAGCCTTATCACCTGAGCAAGGTAATGGGCACATCAACCTGCGATATCCTGGTTGCCCCAACATCAGAGATGGAAGGCAAACTGGTACGCGGTATCTGTGGACAGGTGAATGGCTCGGTTATTCCGGGGATGGCTGGTTTAGAGGCTGGTCAATCGGCTTTTGGCGATACTTATGCCTGGTTTAAAAATATCCTGGCCTGGCCGTTGAATAACCTGCTTTCACAATCGCAGGTAATCGACGCGGCCACTGCCGAAGCTTTGAAGGAAGAAATTTCAGAAATGATCATCCCTGAGCTAAGCAGGCAGGCAGCTTTATTACCAATTGAAGAAAGCAATGAGCTGGCTATCGACTGGTTTAACGGCCGACGTACACCGGATGCTAACCAGGAATTGAAGGGCGCTATAACCGGTTTAGGTTTGGGCAGCGATGCACCACGGGTATTCCGTGCGCTTGCCGAGGCCACCTGCTTTGGTGCCAAGAGCATTGTTGATCGCTTTATCAGCGAGGGCATCCCGGTTAAAGGGATCATCGGTATCGGCGGTGTGGCAAAAAAATCACCTTTCGTGATGCAAATGATGGCCGATGTTTTGGGCATGCCTATCCGCATCCATCAGTTTAAACATACCTGCGCTTTGGGCGCTGCGATGTTTGCAGCGGTGGTTGCCGGTATCTACCCAACTATAGAAGAAGCTATGACAGCCATGGGCCGCGGTTTTGACGTAGTTTATGAGCCAAACATCGCGCTGAAAGAGGTTTATCAGCAACGGTATAACCAATACAGCATACTGGGCAAGTTTGTAGCTGCCGAAGTTGCTTTGAAAAATAATCCTGAACTGCAAAATGCTTGA
- a CDS encoding L-ribulose-5-phosphate 4-epimerase has protein sequence MSKYDHIRLSAYNANMQLPKLGLVLFTFGNVSAADRELGVFAIKPSGVPYEDLSPEKMVIVDFDGNTVEGDLRPSSDTKTHAVLYKHWEGINGIVHTHSTYGTAWAQSQRDIPIFGTTHADHLTVDIPCAPPMNDEMIKGNYEYQTGFQIMECFEEKGLDYKEVEMVLVGNHAPFTWGKTAEKAVYNSAVLEAVAQMAYLTEQIDRSAPRLKDALIKKHYERKHGPDSYYGQ, from the coding sequence ATGAGTAAATATGATCATATAAGGCTTAGTGCCTATAATGCCAATATGCAGCTGCCCAAATTGGGCCTGGTGCTGTTCACTTTTGGTAACGTAAGTGCTGCCGACAGGGAATTAGGTGTGTTTGCGATAAAACCAAGCGGTGTACCTTACGAGGATCTGTCGCCGGAGAAAATGGTAATCGTTGACTTTGATGGTAACACTGTTGAAGGTGACCTTCGCCCGTCAAGCGATACCAAAACACACGCCGTACTTTATAAACACTGGGAAGGCATTAACGGTATTGTGCATACGCACTCTACCTACGGCACTGCCTGGGCACAGTCGCAACGTGATATCCCGATTTTTGGTACTACCCATGCAGATCATTTAACGGTTGACATTCCCTGCGCTCCACCCATGAATGATGAAATGATCAAGGGTAACTACGAGTACCAAACCGGTTTCCAGATCATGGAGTGCTTTGAAGAAAAAGGCCTGGATTATAAAGAGGTTGAAATGGTGTTGGTGGGTAACCATGCGCCGTTTACCTGGGGCAAAACTGCCGAAAAAGCGGTGTATAACAGCGCCGTACTGGAAGCCGTAGCCCAGATGGCCTACCTTACCGAGCAAATTGACAGAAGCGCCCCCCGCTTAAAAGATGCGCTGATCAAGAAACATTACGAGCGCAAACACGGACCTGATTCATATTACGGACAATAA
- a CDS encoding sigma-70 family RNA polymerase sigma factor yields the protein MRQLKISQSITNRESASLEKYLHDIGKVDLITAEEEVILAQKIREGDQVALERLTKTNLRFVVSVAKQYQNQGLTLGDLINEGNLGLIKAAKRFDETKGFKFISYAVWWIRQSILSAIAEQSRIVRLPLNQIGSLSKIHKAASKLEQEFERQPTPEELADNLEISVDKIADSMNNAGRQISMDAPFIQGEENTLLDVLASSDAATDTEVMADSLSQEIKRSLGILAERDREVLMLFFGLGGHAPHSLEEIGEKFDLTRERVRQLKDKALMRLRHNSKSNLLQSYLN from the coding sequence ATGAGACAACTTAAAATATCCCAATCAATCACTAACCGCGAATCGGCATCGCTCGAAAAATACCTGCACGATATTGGCAAGGTAGATTTGATCACAGCTGAGGAGGAAGTGATCCTGGCGCAAAAGATCCGTGAGGGCGACCAGGTAGCGTTAGAACGTTTGACAAAAACAAACCTTCGCTTTGTGGTATCGGTTGCTAAGCAGTACCAAAACCAGGGCCTTACCCTGGGCGACTTAATAAACGAAGGAAACCTTGGTTTAATTAAAGCGGCAAAACGCTTTGACGAAACCAAAGGCTTTAAATTTATTTCATATGCCGTATGGTGGATCCGTCAGTCAATCCTGTCGGCCATTGCCGAGCAATCGCGTATTGTGCGTTTACCATTGAACCAGATTGGTTCATTGAGCAAAATCCACAAAGCAGCTTCAAAACTGGAGCAGGAATTTGAAAGACAGCCAACACCCGAAGAACTTGCAGACAACCTGGAAATTTCGGTTGATAAAATTGCCGATTCGATGAATAATGCGGGTCGCCAGATTTCAATGGACGCGCCTTTCATCCAGGGTGAAGAAAACACCTTACTTGACGTATTGGCCAGCTCTGATGCTGCAACCGATACCGAAGTAATGGCCGATTCTTTATCGCAGGAAATTAAACGCTCGTTAGGCATCCTTGCCGAACGTGACCGTGAAGTACTGATGTTATTCTTTGGCCTTGGTGGTCATGCTCCTCACTCATTAGAGGAAATAGGTGAAAAATTTGATTTAACCCGTGAGCGTGTTCGCCAGTTAAAAGACAAGGCTTTGATGCGTTTACGTCACAATTCAAAATCAAACCTTTTGCAATCATACTTAAACTAA
- the panB gene encoding 3-methyl-2-oxobutanoate hydroxymethyltransferase — MSVNKEIKRITTNTIQEMKVRGEKISMLTAYDYSMATIVDDAGTDIILVGDSASNVMAGHETTLPITLDQMIYHASSVVRAAKRALVVVDLPFGSYQGNSKEALNSAIRIMKEAGAHAVKIEGGVEIAESVSRILTAGIPVMGHLGLTPQSIYKFGTYTVRAKHEAEAQKLREDALKLQELGCFGIVLEKIPAKLAQEVSESLQIPTIGIGAGQHCDGQVLVIHDMLGINKGFKPRFLRQYSNLYDIMHDAIKNYNTDVKSNSFPNEKEQY; from the coding sequence ATGTCTGTAAATAAAGAAATAAAGCGTATCACCACCAATACCATCCAGGAGATGAAGGTTCGTGGCGAAAAGATCTCTATGCTTACCGCATATGACTATTCGATGGCTACCATAGTCGACGATGCCGGGACTGATATCATCCTTGTTGGTGATTCGGCCTCCAATGTGATGGCGGGTCACGAAACTACGCTGCCTATAACGCTCGACCAGATGATCTATCATGCATCATCTGTGGTACGTGCGGCTAAACGTGCATTGGTGGTTGTCGATCTGCCTTTTGGATCATACCAGGGCAACTCAAAGGAAGCGCTGAACTCAGCCATCCGCATTATGAAGGAAGCCGGGGCACACGCCGTTAAAATTGAAGGCGGTGTTGAAATAGCCGAATCAGTTAGCCGGATTTTAACCGCCGGCATCCCGGTAATGGGGCACCTTGGCCTTACACCGCAATCCATATACAAGTTTGGAACATACACTGTACGCGCCAAACATGAAGCCGAAGCGCAAAAGCTGCGCGAGGATGCCCTTAAACTACAGGAGCTTGGCTGCTTTGGTATTGTATTGGAAAAAATCCCGGCCAAACTGGCGCAGGAGGTATCTGAAAGTCTGCAAATCCCTACAATAGGTATCGGCGCCGGTCAGCATTGCGACGGCCAGGTACTGGTGATCCATGATATGCTGGGGATTAACAAAGGCTTTAAACCCCGCTTTTTACGCCAGTATTCCAACCTGTATGATATCATGCACGACGCGATCAAAAATTACAATACCGACGTAAAAAGTAACAGTTTCCCTAACGAGAAGGAACAATATTAA
- a CDS encoding NAD-dependent epimerase/dehydratase family protein, whose product METTNKIRAIITGATGMVGEGVLHQCLLSDKVEAVLVINRKPCGVTHPKLKEIIHTDFFNLTPIQDQLEGYNACFFCLGVSSVGMNEEAYYKITYLLTMHVAEILSRINPDMTFCYVSGAGTDSTEKSRSMWARIKGKTENDLMKLPFKQVFNFRPGFMKSFKGAKNTLPFYKYISWMYPIGRLIYPKGFITLEEVGKAMINSANRGTGRWILDGKDIVAMANNQ is encoded by the coding sequence ATGGAAACAACTAATAAAATAAGGGCTATTATAACAGGAGCCACCGGTATGGTAGGCGAGGGCGTATTGCATCAATGCTTGTTGAGCGATAAGGTTGAAGCTGTATTGGTTATTAACCGTAAGCCCTGCGGTGTAACACACCCTAAACTAAAGGAAATTATCCATACTGATTTTTTTAACCTCACACCTATTCAGGATCAGTTAGAAGGTTACAATGCCTGCTTTTTTTGTTTAGGCGTTTCATCGGTAGGGATGAACGAAGAAGCTTATTATAAAATAACTTACCTGCTCACTATGCACGTGGCCGAAATTTTGAGCCGCATAAATCCGGATATGACTTTTTGCTATGTATCCGGTGCCGGTACAGACAGTACCGAAAAAAGCCGCAGTATGTGGGCCCGGATAAAAGGCAAAACCGAAAATGATCTGATGAAGCTGCCCTTCAAACAGGTATTCAACTTCAGGCCGGGATTTATGAAAAGCTTTAAGGGGGCAAAAAACACCCTGCCATTTTATAAATACATCAGTTGGATGTACCCCATAGGCCGCCTTATTTACCCTAAAGGTTTTATTACACTTGAGGAAGTTGGAAAAGCCATGATCAATTCCGCGAACCGCGGCACCGGTCGCTGGATATTAGATGGAAAGGATATTGTTGCTATGGCGAATAACCAATAG
- a CDS encoding RluA family pseudouridine synthase — MARPEFNYSNADITDKDVLYEDNHLIAINKRAGDIVQVDETGDEPLDEKVKKYIAKKYSKPNGAFLGVVHRLDRPVSGVILFAKTSKALDRINKMFKAREMHKTYYAVVRKKPFPEEGTLVHWLVKNSQKNVTKAHDREVQGSLRSELSYKLVGELNGYYLIEVDPITGRPHQIRVQLSTLGCPIVGDNKYGYPRGSLRKSICLHARKLTFVHPVKNEPVAIIAPVPRDGFWEKFEGMMVG; from the coding sequence ATGGCCCGTCCTGAATTTAATTATAGCAATGCAGATATTACTGATAAGGATGTTCTTTATGAGGACAACCACCTTATTGCCATAAATAAACGCGCGGGAGACATTGTACAGGTTGATGAAACCGGTGATGAGCCCTTGGACGAAAAAGTAAAAAAATACATCGCCAAAAAATACAGCAAGCCTAACGGCGCATTTTTAGGCGTAGTGCACCGGCTGGACAGACCGGTAAGCGGCGTGATCCTGTTTGCCAAAACCAGTAAAGCGCTCGACCGCATCAACAAAATGTTTAAAGCCCGCGAAATGCATAAAACCTATTATGCAGTAGTGCGCAAAAAACCATTCCCCGAAGAAGGTACCCTGGTACACTGGCTGGTAAAAAACTCACAGAAAAATGTAACCAAAGCCCATGACCGCGAAGTACAGGGCAGTTTACGCTCGGAGCTAAGCTATAAATTGGTGGGCGAGCTAAACGGGTATTATTTAATTGAGGTAGACCCGATAACCGGTCGCCCGCACCAGATCAGGGTACAGCTTTCAACCCTCGGCTGCCCCATCGTAGGCGATAATAAATATGGCTATCCCCGCGGCAGCCTGCGCAAAAGCATTTGCCTGCATGCACGCAAGCTTACGTTTGTACACCCGGTAAAAAACGAACCGGTTGCTATTATCGCTCCCGTACCGCGCGATGGCTTTTGGGAAAAATTTGAGGGAATGATGGTAGGGTAA
- a CDS encoding alpha/beta hydrolase, whose product MKLKLQQKMNTKFMKGRLKAHLIAATILSGSLFAFTFKAAAQAQPVKNIVLVHGAFADGSGFKAVYNILTKKGYNVTVVQNPLTSLKDDVDAANRILDKQDGPTVLVGHSYGGTVITEAGNNSKVVALVYIAAFMPDKGENTIKWVQSAPPAPENGILPPDDKGFVYYDKAKFHGGFAGDLSKAEADFMFASQGPTSVQCFVTPVTEAAWKTKPSYAIVATEDKSIVPDVERTMYKRAGAKVTEVKGSHVIFVSQPEAVAKVIIDAANGVK is encoded by the coding sequence ATGAAACTTAAACTCCAGCAAAAAATGAACACAAAATTCATGAAAGGCCGCTTAAAAGCACATTTAATTGCGGCGACTATTTTATCAGGTAGTTTGTTTGCCTTTACTTTTAAGGCCGCTGCCCAGGCACAGCCTGTTAAAAACATTGTATTAGTGCACGGGGCCTTTGCCGATGGCTCGGGCTTTAAGGCCGTGTACAATATCCTTACAAAAAAAGGTTATAATGTTACCGTGGTGCAAAATCCGCTCACTTCTTTAAAGGACGACGTTGACGCCGCCAACCGGATCCTGGATAAACAGGATGGCCCGACGGTATTGGTAGGCCACTCTTATGGTGGTACGGTAATTACCGAAGCCGGGAATAATTCAAAAGTAGTAGCGTTAGTTTATATAGCCGCTTTTATGCCCGATAAGGGGGAAAATACGATAAAATGGGTACAGTCGGCACCTCCTGCGCCCGAGAACGGTATTTTACCGCCCGATGATAAAGGTTTTGTTTACTATGATAAAGCCAAATTTCATGGTGGTTTTGCCGGCGACCTGAGTAAAGCCGAAGCCGACTTTATGTTTGCATCGCAGGGGCCGACTTCGGTTCAATGTTTTGTTACGCCTGTTACCGAAGCAGCATGGAAAACCAAGCCAAGCTATGCTATAGTGGCCACCGAAGATAAAAGCATTGTTCCCGATGTTGAGCGCACGATGTACAAACGTGCCGGTGCAAAAGTAACAGAGGTAAAAGGCAGCCATGTGATCTTCGTTTCGCAGCCAGAGGCCGTTGCTAAAGTGATTATCGACGCGGCAAATGGCGTTAAATAA